In Macrobrachium rosenbergii isolate ZJJX-2024 chromosome 27, ASM4041242v1, whole genome shotgun sequence, the genomic stretch atatatatatatatatataatatattattattcatattattattcatatatgtgtatatatatatatatatgtatttgtgtatgtgtatatattaaaaactctgTGTATTATAAGTACATGTGCATCAGTTTCTCATATCGATATAAAAACCAAGTCATTATTGATAACAGCATCTTAAAccgcgcccccccccccgccccaacacAATTTATCAATCCTAAAAATTAGTCAGGAAAAAACGGACGCGTCCGGATTCCCCACCCATTCCATCCAGATCCATTTAATCGCTTCCTCGAGATCCCATCCTTGAAAGAAACGGAGGGGTCGTGACCTCGCACATGGTGACCTTTAAAATACTCCCAATCAGATTTTTCATCAATGCGAATCGGAAGTGGTTTGGTGCTGGCGTGTTTGAAAAGATAGAATGCGTTTTGTTTCTGCTTCCCCTGTGGaactgaacacagaatttaggccaaatggccaagcactgggacctatggggtcattcggcgctgaaatggaaattgacagtaaaaggtttgaaaggtgtaacaggaggaaaacctggcagttgcactatgaatcaaatgttgagagaggatggaaattaagatggaagaaagaaaatatgaaaggaggtacagtaaaaggaacgggaggggttgcagctaggggccgaagacacgctgcaaagaacctgaagtaatgcctacagtgcaccgcatgaggtgcactgatggcactaccccactacggggactCTCCCTTCGGAAGACAATTCATATCGATGTGGTTTTACAAGCAATGGTGGCATGAGTATTCAGGCCTttggtactaaaaaaaaaaaaaaatcacttctaCAGAAGAAACAGGCAGGTCCCCAAAACCTCATAAATTAAAAGGGTACTGTATATACTAAACAAGCAACAAACACTATTCTGAAACTCTTGCAAAACGGAAAACTTTTCACATTAAATAACATCTTTGAAAGATGTGAGGCTTCACcctattattatttaacaaaccTACTTAAGCTAATCTCCATAAAGCAATccgaattttaattttgtttccaagAGGCGTAGAGACCAACTGGGACACTGAAACAGATGGAACTGAAAATGCACGACACAAGTCAATTTGCTTGTTGCAAGATCTTCCTTTCCAAATGGAGCACGGCGATAACGCTACTACACTCCATCCTCAAACTCTTTTTTTCGAATGTGAGAGACCTAATCAAGATGTGTGTGAGCCAACCGGGAGAGCAATTCACAACAGCAAATTGATCCCATGATAAAAGTAAACAAGCTGACAAATGCTCTCTCCcgccttcttcttcgttttcgttctcctcttctttttatcCTGTGCAGGAATTCAGCGACGCATAAGTTTAAAACCTTCCGCTTCCATTTCCCTTCTATCTAGTATACTCTTAATGTTAACTactactactttctctctctctctctctctctctctctctctctctctctctctctctctctctctctctctctctatttctttattcCCTCGGGTTCGCTTAGCAAACAAACGCTGGCCTACCTTCCAATCAACTTCCAATTCCCGCATGTAATCTCTGGTAATTTTCCCGTACTCTCGAGTAATCCATGTAATTTCCCCCCAGGCCAACATGACTGATACCTATCAGTACAGAAAGtagacggatatatatatatatatatatatatatatatatatatatatatatatatatatatatatatatgtatatgtatgtgtgtgtacatgtgtatacgctgtatatatgtgtgtactattCAATATTTGTTAACATCTTTGTATTCCCAACCAAATAGCAAAAAGCAACCAACAGTACTACCCCAGAAAGACATACAGATTCCTTCCCATAGGCATAGTTATCACAACTGATACATAAAGCCCATACGATTGCTTCATTAATTAGATTGTtagcttttatttacttttaacacTCATCGTTAGGCTCGTCATACCTAAAACTTTCATTGTAGAACTAGACGTTTGATGACTGAAAGTACTTTAATCTTAACACGATATTCGTCAATATATCCAGTTACAATATGAAAATATCCACCCAGggctacgcgtcacctccgaggtgctagtactaaacatggcagaagctcatTGGGACGACCGTGTATAAGCCTAGTattagcccctcagggatcaaagtattatataaagcctatacacccatttctatatattattaaacGATATCTTGACCCCCATATGAATACCAAACACCCCATATGAATACCAAACAAACCTACTCATAtaatattacaaacaaaatgaaacagcACAAAGCATTTAATTGAAAACACCATCTACTATTCATACCTTGAGCCACATCATCAGAGAAAATAACTGCTCATGCCTTCAACATTCACTATGACATCAGGGTTTCATCCTAACATTGCACGTAAATGAAATCAAAAGTCCTTTAGAGTTAAAAATCAATGTTTATGAGGCTGAAAATTTCGTAATGAAATTGGAAGATTATGACACTAAACTTAccttcagagctgaatgacaaCGCCATTATACCCAGAAGAGGTAAGGAAACCTTTAAAAACCCCATGAATTATTGCCTAGCCATCTTGACACCAAAAATCCACTCTGGAAAATCAGTAGTAAAAGCTTCTGACACCACAGCCCcctttggagatcagaagactccagTTCACTCTCcagataataaaagaagaaaaaaatcaccaaccACGCACGGACGCTCACTTTATTTAATTGGTGCTTATTTGTTCTGgctggagtgagagagagagagcgaaaaatgcaagaaaaggaCGTGAAAAAATCTCAAAGGAtttggaagtgaaaaaaaaaagaaaatgggaaaaaacgaaagaaagaaaatggcagCAAAGGTCGAACTTGTTGGAGTCGCTTTGGTGGCTGTCAAGAGTAATAACGGGTTTGTAAGAGGTGGCCCTGCCTCTACTTCCTAAGAATTTTAGAATTCTGGcgggaataaatatattttcacctGCGCCATGCATGGCCTTTTGTGTTTACAGTTATGATGGGGACAAAggcattacattttttatcttacAGTTTTATCGCAAGGATGAAAAATTTTACTGGTGAAATCGAAGGGTTGAAATATTTACTGCAttcgaaatatttttattttcttgatataatgatGCTAAGATATGTGCCTGTATGAGAGTGACTtctcaaaaaaatctttttttctgagaCAATGAGGTCAGAATTTCAGATGCAGAATACTCTACGAAGACTTCCTATGATAATCACCgataaaacgtttttatttttcctccgtgCAGCGAAGTGCATTcacaataagaaagaaaagttcCTTTCCTGTTTGCAAATAACGTCGTTTGGAGAAAACTGCTATTTCGTGATGTGAAAtgcgaaaaaaataaacaaatatgcaaTAAACATTCTTTCCCCTCTGTGCATTTGGGAGACAACCAGCATCTTCTGTACCCAATACAGTTCACTATTAGGAACACACACAACGCATATTTGGTCCAGCAAAGAACGATATCAATATTTATTAGCTTCGTATTTTAAAGTAAACATTCTACCTGAATGAATGCCATGTCCCCTGTTAAGAAAGCAGGGACattccacccctctctctctctctctctctctctctctctctctctctctctctctctctcttccctagtcTCTAACGCCCCATTTATCTCCGACGTGAACTTTTGTTCGTCCAAGAAGAGCATTTCTTTTAGGAACGTTTTTGGCCATTTTACAGCTAAATGTCATTTGCTGAATAAGTGTCATGCTTCGTTTTAGTGGAAGTTTTCGTATTACGTAAAATTGAAATGGCCATATTCCCCCTGGAAAGATATTTACTTTGACATCACAATGCTATCAATATCGAAACCCACGCTACTTTCCAGGATTTGGCAGTTATAAAtatcaagatatttttaaagtagTTTGTACTTTCGTAAGTATACAAACCACAACTCTTTATGTAGGGGTATTCCTCAGAGCGAGCTGGAATTATTCGTTGGTGGTTAACTGTGGTAGGATGCAAGGCCTTGGTAGGTTGATTGTGGGGGGAGGGGTACTCGACTAACCTGCCGGATTCAAACACTTTTTTCTTTGGCAACCGGCATATCAGGGGTGATTGATTTAGGCTTATGATAAAAAGCTCCGGTTTATATACTTAGGAAAcatgcaaattacttttaaagttcCAATACTGTTCCCACgtgaatacaaaccatcacctacTGCGTTGGAAACACTCCATAGGTAGGAGGCTAAGTCTCTCGACGGACTAGACTAAAACTGCTAACCCGTTGACAGGAAAACCTCTCACACTCCATAGTTAGAAGGCTAAGCCTCTCAATGGATTAGCAATTTGAATCTCTACCGGGAAATGTCATTCTCCTGGTCATACTCGTGACCAATGCACCAATGACTCGAGTGAACCTCCAATACTATCtgacataaaatgcaaaaatggcaCAGCCTTGGATAAAATTGCAGACTACTAACAGCGGCCTGATTCCCACCAGTCGCCTACcgagatatttaccgtcttttgtttatgttcatatttcttttcattttgtttatgttcatatttcgttttatgtttttacattcacccccgagggctggtactaaacatgtgCCCATTTTGCAAGTAAACCTGTGGTGACCGCGCTAACGGGCCGAGGTAGTAGTCTTGCAGTTTTACCCAGCCCTAGGCCTGAGTTGAGATGTAGCCCTCTCTGAACTCGGGAAAACTTTGGGGGAACCAACTGCTGCAGCTCTTGGCCAATAAAAATTGATAGGTCTACAACTACACACCTTGTTCGAAGGGACAGCTTAGGAATTTATACCACGTGAGCCAAAGCTCTAAGATCCGTTAAAATTCATCCACGAAATTTGCCGATTGTATTTAAGAACGTCTTCGGAAATGAACTTACCACAAAACAAGACGGGAGGAAGACTGTGATCACAAAtaatataggcctaggcctatctGGGGCTCTTAAATTATAGGCTAAGGCCAATAACAAGCTGTCACTACTTTTACTAACACTACCACAATATAATAACAATGAATACTCATCAATACCGTCCCCAGTAGgggtagcgccgccagtgcacctcgtgtggtacACAGTTGGCGTTACTTAAGATCCTTTGCGGGGTCCCTTCgatccccagctgcaacccctttcattccctttaccgtatctccattcatattctttttgttCCACCttactcctaacaattgtttcatggtgcaactgcgaggttttccccctgttaaacctttcaaaccttatattctcaatttcctttcagcaatGAATGGCATCAAAGGTCCCTGCCTTTtgtctaaattttacattccatattCCATAAACACCGTCaccaaaataaggaaaacatgCAAATGGCCACTTGTTACGCATCATCTTCAATAGGCCTAAGGTTCCTACAACATAAAATCTCTTAGCAATAAAATCATCCTGAACCTGGGCAAAATGTTAGTCAGATACAGGAGCATAAATTTTTCAATTCTGATACAGCCTAAGCTAATTACACTACGGCCTATTGGAAAAAATGTTTGAGTACCGTaccacaatatacataaaataatcagAAGTGATGTAGTCTGAAGTTGCCACGATCGTGTGAATGGAAATATATTCTCTAAAAATACGCCTAGGCCTATATAATAGCAAAATGGCCAGAAGGAAAATGGCGAAACCAAACCACTTTTAAAACCATGAGCAAAATAATCCCTTACCACGTGTCCCGTGTCAAATCAGTTCACTGACAGGTCAACGTACCCACCAAGGATACACTATTCACTTTACCGACAAGCACGCACCTTACACAAGCAATTTAGGCTTGGAAACACTATTACGTCACAGAGATCACGCAATAAGGATCATGGAGCGCTTTCAAAACTGAGGGCAATGACTCTCGTTTGGCTTTACGTCAAACTCCTTGAATTCGGTGTCAACATTGCATTCGAATGCGTGCATGTGGCATCAACGTCCTCTTCAGTTTATATTGCAATTAACCATGCACTTCCAAGAACTTGGAAGAGTATATTTCATGGaactattttacatataaaactgtaaaaatcttTACGTAATGGGTAATTTACAAACTTTATtctatttcaaattttcattttcaagtgacGTGAAATCAAATCGGGACAGCATGAATCTATGACTGATAGGCAATTCTGATATAGGACTAGAAATATCCTTATAAAATTCACAACTTAGACAATCAGTTATCTTTGAAACATGATATATCATAGGTTTCTTATAGTACGGCAAAAGCTGCAAACATTATCAATAAGGTTCtacaaaaatattaaggaaaatctTCAATGAGCAACTCCTCACAGATGGAGGCAAACATCCATTTCCTATTTCGTCCTCATTATGCTGAAAGGCATCTTAATGACTGCGCATTATGTAACATTTAATTTCCCACAGTGATAACCCTGATATAAAATTATGCTATGAATGCATTATGCACACTCCAAACAAGAATTCACAGCTGAACCATGATCATACACAAGGTCGAGAACAAATATTAGTCTCACATTTGCAATTTCCAGGACGTCTGTCGATATCTCTATTTCTGTGCACCAGAGGATAACGCAGGCAATCTAACAAGGAACCAGATGAAAGGACAAACCACCTCCTTGGGAATTTCAACTGTTTACCAGTTGAATACTAGGTCTAAACTATATTATCCACTCaaccaccaaaaaaataaaaggagaggaacCAGATACAATGTTGCAGACAGTACTTACAATCACAGCTGGACATCTGGACACATCCCTATAGTTTTGCCCACTCATCCCCCAACAGTAGTGCTTGATTAATCAGTTAACACCTCAGCTTAGGGGATTTGTGTGCTTATTGTTTGCTTGGTTACCGTTTTTGGTGTTGCACATTTTTAGATAACacttaaaatgaatattaaatgtgAAGTACAGGTTAGTTTAAGTTAGAAACTATGTAGAATTGCGGTTAGTTGCATAAAGTATTGTATAAAATATTCGGGTGTTGGCTGTAACATAGGGTCAGTTACATAACGGACTTTGTTAATTGTCAGGGGCCAGTCTTATTCTTTACCAGATCCTTAGTTGCCCTCTAACTACACCTTTGGTATGAAACTTAAGTTGTGAACTGCAGGATTACATATAAGGCCTAGGGAGGGGTGACCGTGATAAAATCAACTTACTAGTAAACATAAATTTTACATACTGTACGTGGAAGTCGATATAAAAATTAAGCtgcaacaaaaaaattcttttttgtttcacaTACTGTATAAAGGATTGTTCCAGAAAACCTTACAAAGGTTCTGTATTGTTTATTCAATTGTTTAATCAGTGCAATTCAtgtaagcaaaaggaaaaaaattacaatactcATTTTCTTAAATGGTATATTTCAATCtataaaatcttataatttacataaaagaaaaatgcagaagcTCTTAATTAATTTACAGAGAACAAACATAGTTCATACTTCTACAAGAAGGATCAAACCaatctatatacagtacagttacaaatgacaaaaaagttTGCAGTGTGTTTAAGTACTGTGTACTTTTCCATATACAATTCCAACTAATAATTATCCCTCAACCCAAGAACATTACCAACTGGGACCAATGCTGTTTATCCTTTCAAACAACTTTTCAGCAAACTGTCAAGAACTTTTTAAACAAGTTTTCAGCAAACTGTCAAGAACTTTTTAAACCTCTGTATTTGCAAACGCATTCAACTTCAGtaccaaaaattttaataatttgctgaaACCTTCAATGCCCCCTAAAGTACTGTATGCTGCAAAGCATCAGTACTTTACATTTTTCACTGCCAAGCAAATCCAGGGTtgagtctgcaacattttcaagaacagtaatttaaaaataaagtacataTAAAATTCCCATCATAGTCCTTATTTTTCCAAAAAGTTGTCTTTCCTGACATTGACTAACATCAAATATAGTTCCTCCAGCTATTTTTAGTTGGACATAATGCACTGCTTAACACCTCAGATTTACATACTGTTCAAAACAATTATTACAACAaaggtaaatatgaaatattgtgACTAAGTAAACATAACGAACGAtcttttttcaaaaaagaaaaatataggtaATAAACAGAGGTATAACATATAAATGCAAAGCCTCCATCATGACAGGATATTTTGAAGTCAATGTTGTTCGAGGCAAATGATGCTCAACTATTCTACATTGCCATACATTCCTTACAAGATCAAGATTTCACAAgcattacacaaaataaaaattggtaCTTTCATGTCGGATCTCATTTAAACTAGCAATCTATTCCCAATCAATTAAGGTGATTACATAAATTTACAGCAAAGATATGGAAATTATCCTTATCATGGAATACAACATTCATTACAATAATAGTCCTTTCTAGAAAATGCCTTTGATATCAATACCGTGAGTCAAAACTATGCAGGTACAAAAATCAgacaatattaaaatcaaagtTAATTATTCACTCATGATGAGACATTTTCCCCACCATCCATGGCACTTTTAGACTTTGGTGCCACGTAGTTTGGGCTGAGGGCGCGGCCTCGATGAGCAAAGGTGTAAAATGTAGGTCTGTTGCCAACAGTTTCCCAAGATCTGAAAAGTAGAAAACAAAGCCTTCAtcatttgtaatacatatatccacTTAGTGACTGTGAAAGGCTGAAATCCTTATTCTTAAGGAAAACTAGAGCTTTCCCATTCGTCTTCCTAAATTTTTTGGTGTCTCCAAGGAAGTTGGCAGCCATGAGCCTCCTAGCTATTCTATCTCGTAACATCTAAATCTACTCTGCAGTTCTCTCCTTTCCTCCTATCAATTTccttattcctttaaaaaaattctctctcaccATCCTCACCTCAATTTTTCTTGACAAATATAAACATTCCTAACCTTTACATCCCTAAACTTTTTGACATATCCCAAAAACTGAAGGTaccatttcatttgttttcaaaattttcctcttAGAATCCTTTCCTTCCAAATTTCTCTCCCCTTACTCTCTTCATCTAAGACATTCACAACTCTTTTCCACATTTTCCTGCTTTCAATCTCTTTTCCACTGCCTTTCTGGTCATCCAGGTttcacatacataaaacaaaattcataaaagataCCCCAAGAGGGAAAGTAAAATACATGCAAAGCAcgaaaatgttaaaacatttaaATCTGAGGTCAAGATACTGCCAGGTTTAGCATCTTATAGTATCCTTCAAAAGACACTTGGTGCAgtagtatataattatacagtactaAGTTTGGTTAGGATTAAGTTGGAACAAGTAGTATCTTTAAAGATGATTTTCATAATCATGTGTATAATTTAGGTCAGTAGCTTACTGACTGTGACGAATAAGGTGTAAACATACAGAAAAGTTGCTTTaagcacacaaataaaaaaaaaaaaagttggggtcTATCATGATTTCCTCCTCAATATCAGCCTAAAAATTCATTTCAGAACTGCTGGCAATAGAACAAATATTGTCTCAGAATGCAACATCATCTCAATAGCTGCCTGGGGATGTTCAGCTGAAGACAGATATTAAAATTAGTGCTAAGGGAAATACATAATTACAATAAACTTAACTTTATCATACAGAAATTAACCAGTAAAGTGAGCAATTACAGACAGATAGAAAAAAGTTCAATAGTTAATAACACACAACATAAATGACCCCCTCATACTGATGCAAGCACTCCAGTCCTGGTACAACGGTGAAAAGGCAACAACTATGacatttactttaaattctcCTCTCATCGTATTACAGATCCTTCTTGCATGACATGACAAAAGCTATCAGCTAAATATTGTCCCAGTGCTTCCCAAAAGTTTTGCCTTTTGCAAGACTCAATATCAATCAGTTTTCTATGTTTCATTCCAGCTTTAACTAATCTATTGAATGATCTTCCAAGTCATGCAGGTCAGTCATCAAAACTTTGTAAGTTTCTTCATGTTATTCTTTTACGGTACTGAGCTGCTTTTCCTAATGGGCCCCTTGGGCTTAAAACAACGTTGTAGTAGAATCCCCAGCTTGCAGGGCCAAGACAGAATCCTAGTTCAAGGTATTTGAGTCCAACTCGAAAGCCATGTCAAACCTTACTAATTAGTAACTGCATTTGTGTCCAAGTCAACATAATGGATTCAGTGTCCATGTTATAGATTTCTACTATAGTAAATCAATCGAAAGGCCATTAATGAGAAGAATTAAAaccaaataatcaaataaatgccTGTAAACAATGTTACAGAAACTGGCTTTAATAATGCTTTGCACATTATTCAGTTTTCACATTAACAACCAAAAGttcattaataatataatggaTGGGTAATAATCTCAGAACTGGAGACATCTTAGACCACTACTTGCTCCCAGCTTCCTTGATAAACCTTCTATTTCATATACCTGAGGAAGGAAAACCTATGGGTCTCCTGAGACGACCTGAGAGATCCAACCTTAACACCCCAGTCAGGCCAGTTACAGCCAAGACTAATCGGTCTCTATTTCAGCCACCAGAAAGAGGAGGCAGGAAGTCCGACCAGTCCCCCTTTTGGGGAATgtacacaaaacaagaaaaaacagaattcCTGAAAGCATTTCATCAGCTTCTAATAAAGATTGCACAGATTTCCAATAAAACATGCACAGGCTAAAGTACCTTTATTCCGAACCCCTTTGGTTTCAAAACCCTTGTCGTCAAGATACTTGcacatttattttacagtacttcataATGTTTGCAGAGTTCTTCTCAAATGACATGAATTGAATACTGTACCTACAACCCTTTTAGAACAAGCTTTTTCAAGATTCATTTAAGATTAACTTAAAAGTGTTAAAGACAAATCACTTTCATGGATCATTTACAATGAACAAACCATGcaataaaaagtattataaatatGGATGAATTATATACAACATTCTGAACTTGGAGGAAATAACCTACTTGTTTTGAAGTTGTACATTAGCTCTAATTTCCTTGAAATCTCCAGCAATGTGAAGAATTCCATACATTGCCAGAAGAAGACTCAGGAGACCTTGCACACCAATCTGAAAGAATGAACTTGTGAAGAATCTTTAAGAAATTCAAGTCATGCATTCACTATTCTACAAACAAACGGTTCTACCAGACCTTACAACAGTACACGTTAACCTTTCTAACAAGCCATACATATGCTTATGCTAAACCCTAATCCACTTTGGAACAAACTTTCCACTCTACTTACCATACCTATTACTTCCTGATTTTACAACAAAAAGATGACAGCTTTCTCGTTTGAGTAGAGCCTCAATATAAAAGTCCAAAAACTTCCTATATTTCAATTAGGTGATGAAGCTGATTCATCTTTACAATAACATAACCTTTATTTCCAGCTTTCAGTCAGGCAGTGACTTTGGGTAGAAGCTGCTCTCCCTGTTTGACAGAGAACAATTATTCAGATCTGGCTTGACCACTTTAGCAAGGTCTGAAGTCCATAATCAGGATTCCGATATAAGAGGCAATGTGTAAGTGCAATCACTATCCACTGATGAACTACAGGCTTCAGAAGAAAATTCAAAGGACATTAAGGACCTGGTAGGTTATAAATTACCATGACCAGGACATCTAAATCAATAATACTGTCCTCCCCATCACCAGAAATCCAACAGTCATCACCTGTGCAAGAGTCCTTAACAGATGGGATGGCAACATGACTTTCTTCATGTGAAAATAATGAGGTAGAAGAAAAGCAGGTTAGGGAAAATACTTCTGTTCAACATAGATTTCATGGAATTCTAAAACTGCAAGCCTGATTGATCCAAAGCATCAGCTTTTGTCCTAAGACTCTCTAAAGTCTGAAAAATGCTCTAAGGGTGGCTCTGGACCCTAGTTTAATCTTCACTACTCTCCCTGAGACCTAATTTCTTACCAACAACAATTCTGAGTTTGAACAGAGCTATGCACATTGTTCCTGATAAGAATGATGTTCATACAGAGAATTAGCCATTGCATATGCTGAATTTTAGCAGTGCTCTAAAATTCTTTGTCCTAGAAATAACAGGATGACAGTCTCTCTATAGATTCAAAACTATTCTTCATGTTTCTTATTTCAGAGGTATTTTGTGACATGTTTCTTGGCAATACTGATAAATGCAATCTTAtagtaaaatatttctatatcttcatctgaaaaataacattttatagcTTTAAGTCCATTACACTAGAGATGAATTACCAAATGTGCTCTTGTAACATTTTAACTTGCAATATGAGACCCACAAAATATTGCCATAACATATGGCTGCAAATAATTAAtggcaataaaatcaaaacttgttTCTGCATTCATTCTAAATTTATGAAAGAGCAATTAATTTGCATGAATGTCTCTGCACAGCATTCAAAGCTACTAGCTACTATGtgatgcaaagtaaaaaaaactattatttcaaTGTACAATATATTATTAGCACTTCTTTGATCTGTGGACAATTTTCCGCAAAAACAACCTAATTTCAACACCAAAAGCCACCTTTAGATTCACTCacactttcttttcaaatctc encodes the following:
- the EMC5 gene encoding ER membrane protein complex subunit 5 encodes the protein MAVIWPKLAFFFGIVSLFHAGYSAAQHRTYMRVTEQEFISLPTDIGVQGLLSLLLAMYGILHIAGDFKEIRANVQLQNKSWETVGNRPTFYTFAHRGRALSPNYVAPKSKSAMDGGENVSS